A single region of the Lonchura striata isolate bLonStr1 chromosome 19, bLonStr1.mat, whole genome shotgun sequence genome encodes:
- the CASKIN2 gene encoding caskin-2, which yields MGREQELIQAVKNGDVPGVQKLVVKIKASKSKLLGSAKRLNVNYQDADGFSALHHAALGGSLDLISLLLEAQATVDIKDSNGMRPLHYAAWQGRVEPVRVLLRAAASVNMASLDGQIPLHLSAQYGHYEVSEMLLQHQSNPCLINKAKKTPLDLACEFGRLKVAQLLLNSHLCVALLEGQSKDATDPNYTTPLHLAAKNGHKEIIRQLLKAGIEINKQTKTGTALHEAALYGKTEVVRLLLEGGVDVNIRNTYNQTALDIVNQFTTSHASKDIKQLLREASGILKVRALKDFWNLHDPTALNVRAGDVITVLEQHPDGRWKGHIHDAQKGTDRVGYFPPSIAEVISKRTGMVVPRVAPAQQRQGPPGALPAPPGGLQHLPDECPHPAALSGPAAFGHLTLTRTAPGPDSSAGDRNSVGSEGSIGSIRSAGSGQSTEGTNGQSTSILIENARPLPSTGDNLQQHLLGSEPHNGTSPAGPQGLQTPGSCPPGDRVFSHQFLRPEQLLEGKDAEAIYNWLREFQLESYTINFLNAGYDVPTISRMTPEDLTAIGVTKPGHRKKISTEIGQLSIAEWLPNYIPADLMDWLSAIGLPQYHKKLVNNGYDSITIVTDLTWEDLQEIGINKLGHQKKIMLAVKKLRDLRKSLNQAEATLARRKIPGSLDIVTIESLENGECQSPHTLKMTTFQDSELSYELQTAMSNSCHDTLGIKSSQGMSRSQESIGVRSRGSGHSQDNVLSRRLSSPSQESLGSGESSSSSGQSCAPPRSKESPASLLGRPSPEPCGKLVSPEGLNGFANSGGGGGSPLKERNLPEGTDQYARPVAQKGAGTPAVTPCTPPQTPSKGTAPYVFMYPHVSLKSPTAPSVLGAEQPKALAHPYPSISPGQKSSLQTSAQKGFSYLHSQCGPTEPPTTAPTTGEHHNGGEGLKHKKRSHSLNRYALSDGEHEEEEGAPSSTLGSYATLTRRPGRSQMPRACLQAEAKVTRSQSFAIRAKRKGPPPPPPKRLSSVSSALAAEADAEQPPSPERQPTAPQDVADAGATPSDAGRGRTVKSLAAALEGTPGVSPSKPLLAPKPLHLTQDCLPRADVGEGSHDGSDASSATLPNGSRDPFESSKPRRRTVSEPSAPMTEVAAQGEQEDACSDTEEEAKPGVSSSSSQNSSSECIPFAEEGNLTIKQRPKPSGHSKADAAVLDMEPGSQPAEPQGSTGKEPVAPSVTKEPPVLEFNLTESDTVKRRPRFREREPLQAVLKAFSMAGQAEAGGTPTPQYAQAQAVSIAGPAAPAPRPTLAGDAFDDDSVEFRIAEIEKSILSLEKGMKKAPSPTKAPSPTELVGTAVVRTPISDVPAKHTSVASTKLVFSGPKTIYQQVLQPSRHTVAPWAATEVVPDVIGSLPSPGSLALETGSKVSAKPLAPAPGATLAQQRLEQTNSSLAATLQAAEKKITVEEVESHPGTVHSAKNILEDISNMFDDLADQLDAMLD from the exons GTTCTCAGCACTGCACCACGCAGCCCTGGGCGGCAGCCTGGACCTCATCtcgctgctgctggaggcacagGCCACCGTCGACATCAAGGACAGCAACG GGATGCGGCCCCTGCACTACGCGGCGTGGCAGGGCCGCGTGGAGCCCGTGCGGGTGCTGCtccgcgccgccgcctccgTCAACATGGCCTCGCTGGACGGGCAGATCCCGCTGCACCTCTCGGCGCAGTACGGCCACTACGAGGTG TCGGAGatgctgctccagcaccagtcCAACCCGTGCCTCATCAACAAGGCGAAGAAAACTCCGCTGGATTTGGCCTGCGAGTTCGGGCGGCTGAAG GTGGCCCAGCTGCTACTGAACAGCCATCTGTGTGTCGCCTTGTTGGAGGGACAATCCAAGGATGCCACTGACCCCAACTACACCACTCCTCTGCATCTGGCAGCCAAGAATGGGCACAAGGAGATCATCAG GCAGCTGCTGAAGGCTGGGATTGAGATCAACAAGCAGACAAAgacaggcacagccctgcacgAAGCCGCGCTCTACGGCAAAACAGAGGTGGTGCGGCTCCTGCTGGAG GGTGGAGTCGACGTGAACATCAGGAACACCTACAACCAGACAGCACTGGACATCGTCAACCAGTTCACCACCTCACACGCCAGCAAGGACATCAAGCAACTACTGAGAG AGGCATCAGGAATCCTGAAGGTCCGAGCTTTGAAGGATTTTTGGAACCTCCATGACCCAACCGCTCTCAACGTCCGAGCAGGAGATGTCATCACG GTCCTGGAGCAGCATCCAGATGGCCGATGGAAGGGACACATCCACGACGCTCAGAAAGGCACTGACCGGGTCGGCTACTTCCCCCCCTCCATTGCAGAAGTCATCAGCAAGCGGACAG GCATGGTTGTCCCCCGCGTGGCACCTGCGCAGCAGCGCCAGGGTCCCCCCGGGGCCCTCCCGGCCCCCCCTGgggggctgcagcacctcccCGACGAGTGTCCACACCCGGCAGCTCTGAGCGGCCCAGCAGCCTTTGGTCACCTCACCCTAACCCGGacagccccaggccctgacaGCTCAG CAGGAGACAGGAACAGCGTGGGCAGCGAGGGCAGCATCGGCAGCATCCGCAGCGCCGGCAGCGGCCAGAGCACCGAGGGCACCAATGGGCAGAGCACCAGCATCCTGATCGAGAATGCCAGG cctcTGCCCTCCACTGGTGACAACCTCCAGCAACACCTTTTGGGATCAGAGCCACACAATGGGACCTCCCCAGCAG GGCCACAGGGCCTCCAGACCCCAGGAAGCTGTCCCCCTGGAGACAGGGTCTTCTCCCACCAATTCTTGCGTCCTGAGCAGCTCCTCGAGGGGAAG GATGCAGAAGCCATTTACAACTGGCTGCGTGAGTTCCAGCTGGAGTCGTACACCATCAACTTCCTCAACGCTGGCTACGATGTCCCCACCATCAGTCGCATGACCCCGGAG GATCTGACAGCCATCGGTGTGACCAAACCAGGCCACAGGAAAAAGATCTCTACAGAAATCGGGCAGCTCAGCATTGCTGAGTGGCTGCCCAACTACATCCCG GCTGACCTGATGGACTGGCTCAGTGCCATTGGGTTGCCCCAGTACCACAAAAAGCTGGTGAACAACGGCTACGATTCCATCACCATCGTGACGGACCTGACATGGGAGGACCTGCAAGAGATTGGCATCAACAAACTGG GCCACCAGAAGAAGATCATGTTGGCTGTCAAGAAGCTCAGAGACCTCCGCAAAAGCCTCAACCAAGCAGAAGCAACTCTGGCAAGACGCAAAATCCCCGGTTCCCTGGACATTGTCACCATTGAGTCACTGGAAAACGGGGAGTGCCAGTCCCCACACACGCTCAAAATGACAACCTTCCAGGACAGTGAGCTCAGCTATGAGCTCCAGACAGCCATGTCCAACAGCTGCCACGACACACTCGGCATCAAGAGCAGCCAGGGAATGTCCCGGAGCCAGGAGAGCATCGGGGTGCGGTCGCGGGGCTCGGGGCACTCGCAGGACAACGTGCTGTCCCGGCGCCTCTCCAGCCCCTCGcaggagagcctgggcagcggcgagagcagcagcagcagtgggcagTCCTGTGCACCCCCCCGCAGCAAggagagccctgccagcctgctgggccggcccagccccgaGCCCTGTGGGAAGCTCGTGTCTCCCGAGGGGCTGAATGGCTTTGCCAACAGCGGTGGCGGTGGGGGCAGCCCTCTCAAGGAGAGGAACCTGCCCGAAGGCACGGATCAGTATGCCCGGCCCGTGGCTCAGAAAGGAGCTGGGACTCCAGCGGTCACTCCCTGTACTCCTCCCCAGACTCCTAGCAAGGGAACAGCCCCATATGTCTTCATGTACCCACACGTCTCCTTGAAATCCCCAACGGCCCCGTCCgtcctgggagcagagcagcccaAGGCTCTAGCACACCCATACCCTTCCATCTCCCCTGGACagaagagcagcctgcagacGTCAGCCCAAAAAGGCTTCTCCTACCTGCACAGCCAGTGTGGCCCCACAGAGCCACCCACCACAGCCCCCACGACTGGGGAGCATCACAACGGAGGCGAAGGCTTGAAACACAAGAAGCGCTCACACAGCCTGAACCGCTACGCGCTGTCGGACGGggagcacgaggaggaggagggtgcccccagcagcaccctgggctcctACGCCACGCTGacgcggcggccgggccgcaGCCAGATGCCGCGGGCCTGTCTGCAGGCGGAGGCCAAGGTGACCCGCAGCCAGTCCTTCGCCATCCGGGCCAAGCGCAagggcccgccgccgccgcctcccaaGCGCCTCAGCTCCGTGTCCAGTGCCCTCGCTGCCGAGGCAGACGCTgagcagccccccagccccgagcGGCAGCCCACAGCCCCTCAAGACGTGGCTGATGCAGGTGCCACCCCTAGTGATGCTGGCCGCGGCAGGACAGTGAAGAGCCTGGCGGCTGCCCTGGAGGGAACACCAGGTGTGAGTCCTTCCAAGCCCCTCCTGGCCCCAAAACCACTGCACCTGACTCAGGACTGTCTCCCCCGGGCAGATGTGGGTGAGGGGTCCCACGACGGCAGTGATGCCAGCAGTGCCACTCTTCCCAATGGCAGCAGGGACCCCTTTGAGAGCAGCAAGCCACGGAGACGGACAGTGAGTGAGCCCAGCGCTCCCATGACAGAGGTGGCTGCACAGGGTGAGCAGGAGGATGCCTGCTCAgacacagaggaggaggctAAGCCAGGCGTCTCCTCTTCATCGTCCCAAAACAGCTCCAGTGAGTGCATCCCCTTTGCAGAAGAAGGCAATTTAACCATCAAACAGCGGCCAAAGCCCAGTGGGCATTCCAAGGCTGATGCGGCCGTGCTGGACATGGAGCCTGGTTCCcagccagcagagccccagggctccACTGGGAAGGAGCCAGTGGCCCCCTCTGTCACCAAGGAGCCACCCGTGCTGGAGTTCAACCTCACCGAGTCGGACACTGTGAAGCGCCGGCCGCGCTTCAGGGAGCGGGAGCCGCTGCAGGCGGTGCTGAAGGCGTTCAGCatggcagggcaggcagaggcgggGGGCACCCCCACACCCCAGTATGCCCAGGCTCAAGCCGTGAGCATCGcaggccccgccgccccggcacCACGGCCCACGCTGGCTGGGGATGCCTTTGACGATGACAGTGTGGAGTTCAGGATTGCTGAGATAGAGAAAAGCATCTTGTCGCTGGAGAAAGGGATGAAGAAGGCCCCAAGCCCCACcaaagcccccagccccacagagctggTCGGCACGGCTGTGGTGAGGACACCCATTTCAG ATGTCCCTGCCAAGCACACCTCTGTGGCATCCACCAAGCTTGTCTTCTCTGGACCCAAGACCATCTACCAGCAGGTCCTGCAGCCCTCCCGCCACACTGTTGCTCCCTGGGCGGCCACCGAGGTGGTGCCAGATGTGATCGGGTCCCTGCCCAGTCCCGGATCACTGGCACTGGAAACAGGCAGCAAGGTATCAGCAAAGCCTTTGGCACCTGCCCCGGGGGccaccctggcccagcagcGGCTGGAGCAGACCAACTCCAGCCTAGCTGCCACGCTGCAGGCGGCCGAGAAGAAGATCACAGTGGAGGAAGTGGAGAG CCACCCTGGGACCGTGCACTCAGCCAAGAACATCTTGGAAGACATCAGCAACATGTTTGATGACCTGGCCGACCAGCTGGATGCAATGCTGGACTGA